In one window of Chitinophagales bacterium DNA:
- a CDS encoding SurA N-terminal domain-containing protein, with translation MSVIQSIRDKGAWIIFAIIALALIAFILQDASFQRGSIFSNTTTLGKVNGNNIERAEFEEKLAMQQQMYGAQAQRDQLIGMLWNQEIDNLLLQDEYNKLGLQVTSSELTDILFGDNSPFRNEFTDPKTGEFKVDDAKRTLAQIKKSKNAEQLKMINDIYIKPAIEQTLRYKYQSLVQQGMYVPKWMVEKTIADNNAIANVSYIYAPYASVSDSAVKVNDQDIQAYISKHASEFKREEEGRNISYISFDAFPSAQDTATVLNQVQSQQAEFSTTADVKAFLSRVETEQPYLDAYVMKEKIQVPNAELIKNLPVGGTYGPYMDAGNIVVARMVAKRSMPDSIKCRHILVKIGTAAEPGLSDSAARKRIDSVAALAKSGADFNELVQKYSDDQGSKGTKGEYEFASIQFPNLSKEFAEAVFYGTTGDKKIVKVENESYTGYHYIEVLNQRKVGEAVKIAYLSKKIVASNETIAAASTAAAQFAATSKNRKAFEDNAKKLNKFPLLASDVKENDFSIMGLGETRSLVRWIYEHKEGEVSEPTEVADRYIVATITAIHKPGTLTVAEARPQVEGFVRNEKKAQQMIAKFTGNTLEAMATASGNVVMRADSITFANAFIPNIGNEAKVVGAAFNKSLQGKASAPIAGVGGVYALRVESIGAKANLATDAETVKQGLVQAMRMAAFRSAEALRKGAVIKDYRFKFY, from the coding sequence ATGTCTGTTATTCAAAGTATTCGTGACAAGGGAGCGTGGATCATTTTTGCTATCATCGCTTTAGCCCTGATTGCATTTATTCTGCAGGATGCTTCATTTCAGCGTGGCAGTATTTTCTCTAATACCACAACGCTGGGTAAAGTGAATGGAAACAATATTGAGCGTGCTGAATTTGAAGAGAAGCTGGCGATGCAACAACAGATGTATGGTGCACAAGCACAGCGTGATCAACTGATTGGTATGTTGTGGAACCAGGAAATTGATAACCTGTTATTACAGGATGAATACAATAAACTGGGTTTACAAGTAACCAGCAGTGAATTAACAGATATCCTTTTTGGCGATAACTCTCCATTCAGAAATGAATTTACTGATCCTAAAACTGGTGAGTTTAAAGTAGATGATGCTAAGCGAACACTGGCTCAAATTAAGAAAAGCAAAAACGCAGAGCAGCTGAAGATGATCAATGATATCTACATCAAGCCTGCTATTGAGCAAACATTGCGTTATAAATATCAGTCTTTGGTTCAGCAAGGTATGTATGTACCAAAGTGGATGGTAGAAAAAACCATTGCTGATAACAATGCTATTGCAAACGTATCGTATATCTACGCACCTTATGCAAGCGTATCTGATAGCGCAGTGAAAGTAAATGATCAGGATATTCAGGCATATATCAGCAAGCACGCATCTGAGTTTAAGCGTGAAGAAGAAGGTCGCAATATTTCCTATATCAGTTTTGATGCATTCCCTTCTGCACAGGATACTGCAACAGTATTGAATCAAGTACAAAGTCAGCAGGCCGAATTCAGCACAACGGCTGATGTAAAAGCGTTTTTAAGTCGCGTAGAAACAGAGCAGCCTTATTTGGATGCGTATGTGATGAAAGAAAAAATTCAGGTACCCAATGCAGAGCTGATTAAGAATCTGCCTGTTGGTGGTACTTATGGTCCTTATATGGATGCAGGAAATATTGTAGTTGCACGCATGGTTGCGAAGCGCAGCATGCCGGATTCAATTAAGTGCAGACACATTCTCGTGAAGATTGGTACTGCTGCGGAGCCTGGCCTTTCTGATTCTGCTGCACGCAAGCGTATTGATAGTGTTGCTGCATTAGCGAAGAGTGGTGCTGATTTCAATGAACTGGTACAGAAATACAGCGATGATCAGGGTAGCAAGGGTACTAAGGGAGAATACGAATTTGCTTCTATTCAGTTCCCTAACCTCAGCAAAGAATTTGCAGAAGCTGTTTTCTACGGAACAACAGGCGATAAGAAAATCGTGAAAGTTGAAAACGAAAGTTATACCGGTTACCACTACATTGAAGTGTTGAACCAGCGCAAGGTTGGTGAAGCTGTGAAGATTGCTTACCTGAGCAAGAAGATTGTTGCCAGCAACGAAACCATTGCTGCTGCCAGCACTGCTGCTGCACAATTTGCAGCGACCAGCAAGAATAGAAAAGCATTTGAAGACAACGCGAAGAAGTTGAACAAGTTTCCATTGTTAGCCAGTGATGTAAAAGAGAATGATTTCAGCATCATGGGTCTTGGTGAAACACGTTCTTTGGTTCGTTGGATTTATGAACACAAAGAAGGCGAAGTGAGCGAACCAACAGAAGTTGCCGATCGCTACATTGTTGCTACCATCACCGCTATTCATAAGCCCGGTACATTAACTGTTGCAGAAGCAAGACCACAGGTAGAAGGATTTGTGCGTAACGAAAAGAAAGCACAGCAAATGATTGCCAAGTTTACCGGTAACACACTGGAAGCAATGGCTACTGCGTCCGGTAACGTAGTAATGCGTGCAGACAGCATCACCTTTGCGAATGCATTTATTCCAAATATTGGTAATGAAGCCAAGGTTGTTGGTGCAGCTTTTAATAAGTCTTTACAGGGTAAAGCAAGTGCACCCATTGCAGGTGTTGGTGGAGTGTATGCGCTGCGTGTAGAAAGCATTGGTGCAAAAGCCAACCTGGCTACAGATGCAGAAACCGTGAAGCAGGGTCTGGTTCAAGCCATGCGCATGGCTGCTTTCAGAAGTGCTGAAGCTTTGCGTAAAGGCGCAGTAATTAAAGATTACCGCTTTAAGTTCTATTAA
- a CDS encoding type II toxin-antitoxin system ParD family antitoxin: MAKNTSILLGDYFDNFINHQVQSGRFSSASEVVRAALRLFEQEENQKNALIKELKKGEQSGFVQNFDRKKFLKNLHDQHLTNGLST, from the coding sequence ATGGCTAAGAACACCTCCATTTTATTGGGAGATTACTTTGATAATTTTATCAACCATCAGGTACAAAGTGGCCGTTTCTCTTCTGCTAGTGAAGTTGTACGCGCAGCTTTACGTCTTTTTGAACAAGAAGAAAATCAAAAAAATGCCTTAATCAAGGAATTGAAAAAGGGTGAGCAGTCGGGTTTTGTACAAAACTTTGACCGAAAAAAATTCCTCAAAAACTTGCATGATCAACATTTGACCAATGGGTTATCAACTTAG
- the nadA gene encoding quinolinate synthase NadA, with protein sequence MNILAAKQALATKGFLDQDIDVRLDLFAEIERLKKEKNAILLAHYYQEPDIQDVADYIGDSLGLAQKAAQTDADIIVFAGVHFMAETAKIVNPTKKVLLPDLKAGCSLADSAPVDQFRAFKAKHPDHLVVSYINCTADIKAESDIICTSSNAKAIIDSLPADQPIIFAPDKNLGAWLNKVTGRNMLLWNGACMVHEIFSLEKITKLKIRHPEAKFIAHPECEEAVLAQADFIGSTTQLLKYTQINEATSFIVATETGILHQMQQESPNKTFIPAPPNNNCACNDCPHMKLNTLEKIYLCMEYELPEIIMDESLRLAAKKPMDRMLEISKAAGLIG encoded by the coding sequence ATGAACATTTTGGCAGCGAAGCAGGCATTAGCAACAAAAGGATTTTTAGATCAGGATATTGATGTTCGATTGGATTTATTTGCCGAGATTGAGCGTCTGAAAAAAGAAAAAAATGCGATTCTGCTGGCGCACTATTACCAGGAGCCTGATATCCAGGATGTGGCCGATTATATCGGCGATAGCCTGGGCCTTGCCCAGAAAGCGGCCCAGACCGATGCGGATATTATTGTGTTTGCCGGCGTGCACTTTATGGCTGAGACCGCCAAGATTGTAAACCCAACCAAAAAAGTACTCCTGCCCGACCTGAAAGCCGGCTGTTCTTTGGCAGATTCAGCACCGGTTGACCAATTTCGGGCATTCAAGGCCAAACACCCTGATCATTTGGTGGTAAGCTATATCAACTGTACAGCCGATATTAAGGCGGAAAGCGATATTATCTGCACCAGCAGCAATGCAAAAGCCATTATCGACAGTCTGCCAGCCGATCAACCCATCATTTTCGCGCCGGATAAAAACCTGGGTGCCTGGCTGAATAAGGTTACCGGCCGCAATATGTTGCTCTGGAATGGCGCTTGTATGGTCCATGAGATTTTTAGTCTGGAAAAGATCACCAAGCTGAAAATCCGTCACCCGGAAGCGAAATTTATTGCCCACCCCGAGTGTGAGGAGGCTGTGCTGGCCCAGGCCGACTTCATTGGCAGCACCACCCAATTACTCAAGTATACCCAGATCAACGAAGCCACGAGCTTTATTGTGGCTACTGAAACGGGTATTCTGCACCAGATGCAACAGGAAAGTCCGAACAAGACTTTTATACCCGCCCCACCCAATAACAATTGTGCTTGTAATGACTGTCCGCACATGAAGCTCAACACCTTGGAGAAAATCTATCTGTGCATGGAATATGAGCTGCCGGAGATTATCATGGATGAATCACTCAGATTAGCTGCCAAGAAACCTATGGACCGAATGCTGGAGATTAGTAAGGCGGCGGGGTTGATTGGGTAG
- a CDS encoding nuclear transport factor 2 family protein, translating to MNQQEAIITKFYTAFQQKDAATMNSCYADDIVFSDPVFGMMQGDAVRAMWQMLCARAKDFSLEFGNIQCLDEEYATCNWTATYTFGATGRKVVNKITAHVRIQNGIITEHSDAFSLYRWCKQALGPIGWIFGWSGFLHNSVRRKALRGLSQFMQQAAH from the coding sequence ATGAACCAACAAGAAGCCATCATCACGAAATTTTATACAGCGTTTCAGCAGAAAGATGCTGCCACAATGAATAGTTGCTATGCCGATGATATCGTATTCAGCGACCCGGTCTTTGGTATGATGCAGGGTGATGCCGTTCGTGCGATGTGGCAGATGCTTTGTGCAAGAGCCAAGGATTTCTCATTGGAGTTTGGCAATATTCAATGTTTGGATGAGGAGTATGCTACTTGTAACTGGACAGCTACTTACACATTCGGCGCAACGGGCAGAAAAGTGGTGAATAAGATTACTGCGCACGTGCGCATTCAGAATGGCATCATCACAGAACATTCTGATGCTTTTTCTTTGTATCGTTGGTGCAAGCAAGCCCTTGGTCCCATTGGCTGGATCTTTGGCTGGAGCGGGTTTCTACACAACAGCGTTCGCCGAAAAGCGTTAAGAGGATTATCACAATTCATGCAACAAGCAGCTCATTAA
- a CDS encoding DUF2480 family protein, whose amino-acid sequence MEPIVNKVAESGLITLDLEQFYPKGEIKTFDLKGYLFMELILKEKDFRAALQNTDWEAYRDAFVAVTCSADAIIPVWAYMLVASYLQPVAKEVVFGTEQELINTILQRNIQSMNAAEYTDQRIVVKGCGDIHIPETAYVAATQKLRPYAKSIMYGEPCSTVPIFKKAPANKPA is encoded by the coding sequence ATGGAACCCATCGTAAACAAAGTAGCAGAAAGCGGACTCATCACCCTGGATCTGGAACAATTCTATCCAAAAGGCGAGATCAAAACCTTCGACCTGAAGGGCTATTTGTTTATGGAGCTGATCCTGAAAGAGAAGGATTTTCGTGCCGCATTGCAGAATACCGATTGGGAAGCCTATAGAGATGCATTCGTAGCGGTTACCTGTTCGGCAGATGCCATAATCCCCGTATGGGCCTATATGCTGGTTGCCAGTTACCTGCAACCGGTTGCCAAAGAAGTGGTTTTCGGTACAGAGCAAGAATTGATCAATACCATACTGCAGCGTAATATTCAATCAATGAATGCTGCAGAATATACTGATCAGCGAATCGTGGTTAAAGGATGTGGTGATATCCATATTCCCGAAACAGCGTATGTAGCGGCTACCCAAAAACTGCGCCCTTATGCCAAAAGCATTATGTATGGAGAGCCTTGCAGCACTGTTCCTATCTTTAAGAAAGCACCGGCCAATAAGCCCGCATAA
- a CDS encoding NifU family protein, with translation MIKTGNPVISIYTEMTPNPETMKFVANKLLYPGKSIDIADESAAGPSPLAKELFSFPFIKSVFIASNFITLTKTADTEDWQDVIPTIKEFLKDYLENGGVVVNEDEVVKMKQEATNTVHADDDDIVKRIKELLENYVKPAVEMDGGAIQFKSYNEGVVNLMLQGSCSGCPSSMITLKAGIEGMMKRMIPEVKEVVAEAE, from the coding sequence ATGATCAAGACAGGCAATCCCGTGATCAGCATCTATACAGAGATGACGCCCAACCCGGAAACCATGAAGTTTGTCGCCAACAAACTCCTGTATCCCGGTAAAAGCATCGATATCGCTGATGAAAGTGCTGCGGGCCCTTCGCCTTTGGCTAAGGAATTGTTCAGCTTTCCTTTTATCAAGAGCGTTTTCATCGCCAGCAATTTTATCACGCTGACCAAAACAGCGGATACAGAAGATTGGCAGGATGTGATCCCAACCATTAAGGAGTTCCTGAAAGATTATCTGGAGAATGGCGGCGTGGTGGTGAATGAAGATGAAGTGGTGAAGATGAAGCAGGAGGCTACCAACACCGTACATGCAGATGACGATGATATCGTGAAGCGCATCAAGGAATTGTTGGAGAATTATGTGAAGCCAGCAGTTGAAATGGATGGCGGTGCTATTCAGTTCAAGAGTTACAATGAAGGCGTGGTGAACCTGATGTTGCAGGGAAGCTGCAGCGGTTGTCCTTCTTCTATGATCACGCTGAAAGCTGGCATTGAAGGCATGATGAAGCGCATGATTCCTGAAGTGAAGGAAGTGGTTGCAGAAGCAGAATAA
- a CDS encoding OsmC family protein yields the protein MIRTASAVWNGSGKEGNGHLTTQSTVLNKTQYSFNSRFADGIGTNPEELVAAAHAGCFTMKLSFVLGAAGFTPEALETTCEIELRDGAITKSHLIVKAKVPGIGEEQFQACVKDAEANCPISKLYNTAISSDAALV from the coding sequence ATGATACGCACCGCATCTGCCGTATGGAACGGCTCAGGAAAAGAAGGCAACGGTCACCTTACCACACAAAGCACCGTACTCAACAAAACACAATATTCATTCAACTCGCGCTTTGCTGATGGCATTGGTACCAATCCGGAAGAATTGGTGGCCGCCGCACATGCGGGTTGCTTTACCATGAAGCTGAGCTTTGTGCTAGGCGCAGCGGGCTTTACACCGGAAGCATTGGAAACAACTTGTGAGATTGAATTGCGCGATGGCGCCATCACCAAATCGCACTTAATTGTAAAAGCCAAAGTGCCCGGCATCGGCGAGGAACAATTTCAGGCTTGCGTAAAAGATGCAGAAGCCAATTGTCCCATCAGTAAATTGTACAACACTGCCATCTCATCGGATGCTGCATTGGTATAG
- a CDS encoding sterol desaturase family protein has protein sequence MRPDYWMIIEKIGSRYFVVAGLAFLVFYVLLRKQIAYKKIQLRFPKNSDFLREAGFSLLSIAIFPVYMLVLTHPTIAPHTTRYTDIHEYGWFYYFALFPVLFVLHDAYFYWTHRAMHHPALFKWFHLVHHKSTNPSPWAAYAFHPLEALVENGIVAVFFFTVPIHITQVAIFFLLSIVYNVYGHLGYELYPKGFQRSLIGKWINTSVNHNMHHQYFKGNYGLYFLWWDRWMGTIRPDYEERFDEVKNRTASTPAHNPVL, from the coding sequence ATGCGCCCAGATTATTGGATGATTATTGAAAAGATTGGCAGTCGCTATTTTGTGGTAGCGGGCCTTGCTTTTCTGGTTTTCTATGTATTGCTGCGCAAACAAATTGCGTATAAGAAAATACAGCTGCGTTTCCCCAAGAATAGCGACTTCCTAAGAGAAGCCGGATTTTCACTTTTGTCAATTGCTATCTTTCCGGTCTATATGTTGGTGCTAACACATCCCACCATTGCTCCACACACCACACGCTACACAGATATCCACGAATATGGCTGGTTCTACTATTTCGCTTTGTTTCCGGTTTTGTTTGTATTGCATGATGCTTATTTCTACTGGACCCATCGCGCCATGCATCATCCGGCCTTGTTCAAATGGTTTCATCTGGTGCATCATAAATCCACTAACCCATCACCCTGGGCAGCCTATGCTTTTCATCCGCTGGAAGCCTTGGTAGAAAATGGCATCGTTGCTGTTTTCTTTTTCACTGTACCCATTCACATCACGCAAGTGGCTATATTCTTTTTATTATCGATCGTCTATAATGTATATGGTCACCTAGGCTATGAATTATATCCGAAGGGGTTTCAGCGCAGCCTAATCGGTAAATGGATCAACACATCGGTGAACCACAATATGCACCACCAATATTTTAAAGGGAATTATGGTTTGTATTTTTTGTGGTGGGACCGATGGATGGGTACTATCCGTCCGGATTATGAAGAAAGATTTGATGAGGTAAAGAACAGAACCGCATCAACGCCCGCGCACAATCCAGTTCTGTAA
- a CDS encoding penicillin-binding protein activator LpoB, protein MFKFTRITLFAAIIFFAAACANRQVTRIDPAETPDISGKWNNTDSRLTADEMIGDVLTAKWINNHLTTKGKKPVVIVGMVSNKSHEHIEAETFMKDLERSFIRTDKVGLVQSGKKREELRAEKADQQTNASQSTMKKFGLENGADYILQGSINSIVDAYKRKKTVTYQVNLELTNIETNEVVWIGDKKIAKYVKN, encoded by the coding sequence ATGTTTAAGTTTACACGCATTACCCTTTTTGCAGCCATCATATTTTTTGCTGCAGCTTGTGCCAACAGACAAGTTACCCGAATCGATCCCGCAGAAACACCAGATATCAGCGGTAAATGGAATAATACTGATAGTCGCCTCACGGCAGATGAAATGATTGGCGACGTTTTGACTGCAAAGTGGATCAACAATCACCTCACCACAAAAGGTAAAAAGCCCGTTGTGATTGTGGGTATGGTAAGCAACAAAAGCCACGAGCATATTGAAGCAGAGACCTTCATGAAAGATTTAGAGCGCAGCTTTATCCGCACAGATAAAGTGGGCTTGGTACAAAGCGGCAAAAAGCGCGAAGAACTGCGTGCTGAAAAAGCAGACCAGCAAACCAATGCATCACAAAGCACCATGAAAAAGTTTGGATTGGAGAATGGTGCTGATTATATTCTGCAAGGCTCAATTAATTCTATCGTTGATGCCTATAAGCGCAAGAAAACGGTTACCTATCAGGTGAATCTGGAGCTCACCAATATTGAAACCAATGAAGTGGTTTGGATAGGCGATAAAAAAATTGCGAAGTACGTAAAGAACTAA
- a CDS encoding DUF1211 domain-containing protein, with amino-acid sequence MKIPSTTRIEAFSDGVMAIIITILVLELHVPQLAEQFTQQALMHALKELAPKLIAYAFSFLVIAIFWVNHHNFFHHLTHSDAGLLWHNNHLLFWLSLIPLPTAFIGEHPFSNAANMGYAFVMLCAALSFTLMSRHAMYKGELMTEAVDNQQKRSLIRRSLVGPSLYACGLLAAIVYAPAAWLFFIAVPLYFFRPKHIQQQNKTT; translated from the coding sequence ATGAAAATACCTTCAACCACAAGAATTGAAGCCTTTAGTGATGGTGTCATGGCCATCATCATCACTATTCTTGTTTTAGAATTACATGTGCCGCAACTCGCCGAACAGTTTACACAACAAGCATTGATGCACGCGCTTAAAGAGCTGGCGCCTAAACTCATTGCTTATGCATTCAGTTTTCTAGTAATTGCAATTTTCTGGGTTAACCACCACAATTTCTTTCATCACCTTACACATTCGGACGCTGGCCTGCTCTGGCACAACAACCATTTACTTTTCTGGCTCAGCCTGATTCCTTTGCCAACAGCTTTTATTGGCGAACACCCCTTCAGTAATGCCGCCAATATGGGTTATGCTTTTGTAATGCTTTGTGCGGCTTTGTCTTTTACCTTAATGAGCAGACATGCGATGTATAAAGGCGAACTGATGACAGAAGCCGTTGACAATCAACAAAAGAGATCCCTGATTCGGCGTTCGCTAGTTGGTCCGTCTCTTTACGCCTGCGGATTATTGGCCGCGATTGTCTACGCGCCTGCTGCTTGGTTATTTTTTATCGCCGTTCCTTTGTATTTTTTCAGACCCAAACATATTCAACAACAAAACAAGACAACATGA
- the polA gene encoding DNA polymerase I: MQKKLFLLDAFALIFRAYYALIRNPRITSTGRNTNAQFGFTNTLFDLINKEKPTHLAVCFDVEGKTERHTDFADYKANRQEAPEDLLESVPDIQRIIRGFNIPVIGVEGYEADDVIGTLAWQAHDAGYEVYMVTPDKDYGQLVRDGVYIYKPGYQGGDVEIMGPAEVCTKWNIERVDQVIDILGLMGDAVDNIPGIPGVGEKTAAKLLKEYNTLENVLANAEAIKGALGEKVRNGKELAVMSKKLATIITNVPVDFHEEDFRLKEWNTEALTEVFTELEFKTLGKRILGESFNAFATPPVGVQTDLFGNVVEQPEKKTEKLIDPAPAAEAGLSATRNIHNTPHNYLLVNDAAAIDALVKELQGIEEICFDTETTHIDPMLAELVGISFSYKAGEGYYIPCPADRKATETILTQLAPLFNDANKRWVGQNIKYDLLVLKNYGVVPSGSLFDTMLAHYLIEPEGRRSMDLLSAQYLGYEPVHIDELIGKKGKNQGTMRDVDVEKVKEYAAEDADITLQLKQVFTPQLQQKEVQRVFDEVETPLVRVLTDMEFEGVRVDEGFLHEYSRLLDEEARQAEKSVYEQAGVKFNLASPKQLGEVLFDKLQLDPSAKKTKTGQYQTGEDVLNKLAVKGHKIVDDILAFRELTKLKSTYVDALPEMIHPRTGRVHTSYAQAVAVTGRLSSNNPNLQNIPIRTARGREIRKAFVPRDKEHILLSADYSQIELRIVAAISGDPNMCEAFRLGKDIHTATAAKVYGVAEADVTKEMRYKAKSVNFGIIYGQGAFGLADNLGISRTEAKEIIDNYKREFAGIQKYMDDTVNFAKENGYVQTVMGRKRWLRDINSSNFTVRGFAERNAINSPIQGTAADMIKLAMIRIHKAMRQEKLRSKMILQVHDELVFDAHKSEVDTLKALILENMRAALPLPNNVPVEAEVGAGDNWLEAH, translated from the coding sequence ATGCAAAAGAAACTCTTTCTGCTCGATGCCTTTGCCTTGATTTTCCGGGCTTATTATGCCCTGATCCGCAATCCGCGCATCACCTCTACGGGCAGAAACACCAATGCCCAGTTTGGCTTTACCAATACACTTTTCGACCTCATTAATAAAGAAAAGCCCACCCACCTAGCTGTATGTTTTGATGTGGAGGGCAAAACAGAACGCCATACAGATTTCGCTGATTATAAAGCCAATAGACAAGAAGCACCTGAAGACTTGTTGGAATCTGTTCCGGATATCCAACGCATTATCCGCGGTTTCAATATTCCGGTGATTGGTGTAGAGGGCTATGAAGCCGATGATGTGATCGGCACGCTCGCCTGGCAAGCCCATGATGCGGGTTATGAAGTCTATATGGTTACGCCCGATAAAGATTATGGCCAGCTCGTGCGCGATGGTGTCTATATATACAAGCCCGGCTATCAGGGTGGTGATGTGGAGATCATGGGCCCTGCGGAAGTTTGTACGAAGTGGAATATTGAACGCGTAGACCAGGTGATTGATATCCTAGGTTTGATGGGCGATGCGGTGGACAATATACCCGGCATACCCGGTGTGGGTGAGAAAACAGCAGCAAAGCTCTTGAAAGAATACAATACGCTGGAAAACGTGTTGGCCAATGCAGAAGCCATCAAAGGTGCATTGGGTGAAAAAGTACGCAACGGTAAGGAACTCGCCGTGATGAGTAAAAAGCTGGCAACCATCATCACCAATGTGCCGGTGGATTTTCATGAAGAAGATTTTCGTTTAAAAGAATGGAATACAGAAGCCCTAACCGAAGTATTTACTGAGTTAGAATTCAAAACACTTGGTAAGCGTATTCTAGGTGAAAGCTTCAACGCATTTGCAACGCCACCGGTTGGTGTGCAGACGGATTTGTTTGGCAATGTGGTAGAACAACCGGAGAAGAAAACGGAAAAACTAATTGATCCCGCGCCCGCCGCAGAAGCGGGACTCAGCGCCACGCGCAATATCCATAACACACCGCATAACTATTTGTTGGTGAACGATGCTGCAGCGATTGATGCATTGGTGAAAGAACTGCAAGGCATAGAAGAAATTTGTTTCGATACAGAGACAACACATATTGATCCAATGCTCGCAGAATTGGTGGGCATTAGCTTTTCGTATAAAGCAGGTGAAGGATATTATATTCCTTGTCCGGCCGATAGAAAAGCAACCGAAACAATTCTTACACAACTCGCCCCATTATTCAACGATGCCAACAAGCGTTGGGTGGGACAAAACATCAAGTATGATTTATTGGTGTTGAAAAATTATGGTGTTGTTCCTTCGGGCTCATTGTTTGATACGATGTTGGCGCATTACCTCATTGAGCCGGAAGGTAGACGCAGCATGGATTTGCTGAGTGCGCAATATCTCGGCTATGAGCCCGTGCATATTGATGAACTCATTGGTAAGAAAGGTAAGAACCAGGGCACCATGCGCGATGTGGATGTAGAAAAGGTGAAAGAATATGCAGCAGAAGACGCAGACATAACATTACAACTAAAACAAGTCTTCACACCACAATTGCAACAGAAAGAAGTGCAACGTGTATTTGATGAGGTGGAAACGCCTTTGGTACGCGTACTCACCGATATGGAGTTTGAGGGTGTGCGTGTAGATGAAGGTTTTTTACATGAGTATAGTAGGTTGTTGGATGAAGAAGCGCGTCAAGCAGAAAAATCAGTGTATGAACAAGCGGGTGTGAAATTCAATTTGGCATCGCCTAAACAATTGGGTGAAGTGTTGTTTGATAAACTGCAATTAGATCCTTCTGCGAAAAAAACCAAGACGGGTCAGTACCAAACCGGGGAAGATGTGTTGAATAAACTTGCGGTGAAGGGTCACAAAATTGTAGATGATATTCTGGCCTTCAGAGAACTCACCAAACTCAAATCAACTTATGTAGACGCGTTGCCAGAAATGATTCATCCGCGTACGGGACGGGTGCACACTTCCTATGCACAGGCCGTTGCGGTTACAGGGAGATTGAGCAGCAATAATCCAAACCTGCAGAATATTCCAATTAGAACAGCACGCGGCAGAGAAATCAGAAAAGCATTTGTGCCGAGAGATAAAGAACATATTTTATTGAGCGCGGATTATTCGCAGATTGAATTACGCATTGTTGCCGCCATTAGTGGTGATCCAAATATGTGTGAAGCGTTTCGTTTGGGCAAAGACATCCACACCGCAACCGCAGCAAAAGTCTATGGTGTGGCTGAAGCAGATGTGACCAAGGAAATGCGTTACAAAGCCAAGAGTGTAAACTTTGGTATCATCTATGGACAAGGTGCTTTTGGTTTGGCGGATAATCTGGGCATTAGCAGAACCGAAGCCAAGGAAATTATTGATAACTATAAAAGAGAATTTGCCGGCATCCAGAAATACATGGATGACACGGTGAACTTCGCCAAAGAAAACGGCTATGTGCAAACCGTGATGGGCCGTAAGCGTTGGTTGCGTGACATCAACTCGTCCAATTTCACGGTGCGTGGCTTTGCAGAACGCAACGCCATCAACTCACCGATACAGGGAACTGCTGCTGATATGATCAAGCTGGCGATGATTCGTATTCACAAAGCCATGCGGCAAGAAAAGCTGCGCAGCAAAATGATTCTGCAAGTGCATGATGAATTGGTCTTTGATGCACACAAGAGCGAAGTAGATACACTGAAGGCGCTCATCTTAGAAAATATGCGTGCCGCATTGCCTTTACCCAACAATGTGCCTGTTGAAGCCGAAGTGGGCGCGGGCGATAATTGGCTGGAAGCACATTAA